The Spirosoma radiotolerans genome has a window encoding:
- a CDS encoding sulfite oxidase produces MHHQIHDRRGFLRKSALATLTTLVGSHIVFADRIPPFYTPLGFDYDPLKEKSPDMKVLGDKPWNVESPIHLLDDAVTPVEKMFIRNNGLIPTEPINPETWTLTIKGESVKTTKTYTLNDLKKRFKPYTYQLVLECGGNGRSGFEPQTTGNPWGQGAVSCAEWTGVRLKDILDDVGLKDDAVYIGYYGKDPHLSQDPTKVAISRGVPMKKALENETLIAWALNGKDIPLAHGYPLRLVIGGWPASVSGKWLHTIAVRDKIHDGAKMEGHSYRMPIRPVQPGEKIPETPENFRIIESMPVKSLITYPKTGAMVDLKKPLALRGHAWAGDRTVSAVETSIDYGATWQKSKLQAPRNRLAWQHWSTELTFPQPGYYEVWVRATDSSGVAQPVVIPQWNPGGYLNNACHRIAVKAS; encoded by the coding sequence ATGCACCACCAGATTCACGACCGGCGGGGGTTTCTCCGGAAAAGTGCTTTGGCTACGCTCACAACGTTGGTTGGCTCTCACATCGTTTTTGCCGACCGGATACCGCCTTTTTACACACCGCTGGGGTTCGACTACGACCCGCTGAAGGAAAAAAGCCCCGATATGAAAGTGCTGGGTGATAAGCCCTGGAATGTGGAATCACCCATTCATTTGCTGGACGACGCGGTTACGCCTGTCGAAAAAATGTTTATACGCAACAACGGCCTGATTCCCACCGAACCCATTAACCCTGAAACCTGGACGTTGACCATAAAAGGGGAGTCGGTAAAAACGACAAAAACATACACGCTCAACGACCTTAAGAAACGATTCAAGCCCTACACCTATCAGCTTGTGCTTGAATGCGGGGGCAACGGCCGCTCGGGATTCGAGCCGCAAACGACAGGTAACCCCTGGGGTCAGGGGGCTGTTAGCTGCGCAGAATGGACTGGTGTTCGGCTGAAGGATATTCTGGACGATGTGGGGCTGAAAGATGATGCCGTTTACATTGGTTATTATGGCAAAGATCCGCATCTGAGTCAGGACCCCACCAAAGTGGCGATCTCACGGGGCGTACCGATGAAAAAAGCCCTCGAAAACGAAACCCTCATTGCCTGGGCGTTGAACGGCAAGGATATTCCGCTGGCGCACGGCTACCCACTTCGGTTAGTGATTGGGGGCTGGCCAGCGTCGGTATCGGGCAAATGGCTGCACACGATTGCTGTGCGGGACAAAATTCACGATGGGGCCAAAATGGAAGGGCACAGTTATAGAATGCCCATTCGGCCTGTACAACCGGGCGAGAAAATTCCAGAGACGCCCGAGAACTTCCGCATCATTGAGTCGATGCCGGTTAAGTCGCTGATCACGTATCCCAAAACGGGCGCAATGGTCGATTTGAAGAAGCCCCTCGCTTTACGGGGACATGCCTGGGCGGGCGATCGAACGGTGAGTGCCGTGGAGACATCCATCGATTATGGCGCTACCTGGCAAAAAAGTAAACTCCAGGCACCCAGGAATCGACTTGCCTGGCAGCACTGGTCAACCGAACTGACGTTTCCCCAGCCGGGTTATTACGAAGTGTGGGTACGGGCTACGGATAGTAGTGGTGTTGCACA
- a CDS encoding YqgE/AlgH family protein yields MDTSPQPVKNGDLLIAEPYMGDNNFERSVVLICEHNAVGTFGLVLNQQTDIHLGDVIDDIHTDLPLFVGGPVQQNTLHFIHRRPDLIDGSIRVVDDLYWSGDFEQIKQAVNLGTLTERDIRFFIGYSGWNEGQLNSELVQKAWIISRTKADFLFDTPTSEFWREVLKRKGGEYKAIAHYPVDPRLN; encoded by the coding sequence ATGGATACGTCTCCGCAACCTGTTAAGAATGGCGATCTGTTGATTGCCGAACCCTACATGGGCGACAATAATTTTGAACGTAGTGTTGTCCTGATTTGCGAACATAATGCAGTTGGCACATTTGGCCTGGTACTGAATCAGCAGACCGATATTCACCTGGGCGATGTTATTGACGATATTCATACGGATTTACCGCTGTTTGTCGGTGGTCCTGTTCAGCAAAACACGCTTCATTTCATTCATCGCCGGCCCGATTTAATCGACGGTTCGATTCGTGTCGTTGATGATTTATACTGGAGTGGCGATTTTGAACAAATTAAACAGGCGGTCAACCTGGGTACCCTCACCGAGCGGGATATCCGTTTCTTTATCGGCTATTCGGGCTGGAACGAAGGTCAGCTCAATAGCGAATTAGTGCAAAAAGCCTGGATTATAAGCCGCACAAAAGCTGATTTTCTGTTCGATACGCCAACATCCGAATTCTGGCGCGAAGTGTTGAAACGCAAGGGAGGTGAATACAAAGCCATTGCCCATTATCCCGTCGACCCCCGGCTCAATTAG
- a CDS encoding porin family protein — MYTSRLLFFFFLMTSPLLIRAQSDKPIGGHFGVKLGASFTQVSISGTTVNIPKRALEPNLGVMYRYRYNRLVLQPEVLLAVKGGTFQQEQVGGRSTSSHSYYYVSAPILLGYIPTEGLTIQAGPEFSYALNSGSTNGPGAQNDLGAVLGVHYDFLDMLSKFSLHIRYVYGFTNVSNEATASYYNRNLQVSLVYNIFPKKKKK, encoded by the coding sequence ATGTATACATCTCGCTTACTATTTTTCTTTTTTTTAATGACATCTCCCCTGCTCATCCGGGCACAAAGTGACAAACCGATTGGCGGCCATTTTGGAGTAAAGTTAGGGGCTTCATTCACTCAGGTGTCTATCTCGGGAACGACTGTCAACATTCCCAAGCGAGCGTTAGAGCCTAACCTCGGTGTTATGTATCGATATCGGTATAACCGGTTGGTGCTGCAGCCCGAAGTGCTTCTGGCAGTTAAAGGCGGCACGTTTCAGCAGGAACAGGTCGGCGGGCGGTCAACCTCAAGTCATTCCTATTATTATGTGAGCGCCCCTATTCTGCTTGGGTATATTCCAACCGAGGGCCTAACCATACAGGCAGGTCCAGAGTTTAGTTATGCGCTCAATTCGGGCTCAACGAACGGGCCTGGAGCTCAAAACGATCTGGGTGCCGTGTTGGGTGTTCATTATGATTTTCTGGATATGCTGAGCAAATTCAGCCTGCACATTCGCTACGTATACGGGTTCACCAATGTCTCCAATGAAGCAACAGCTTCTTATTACAACCGGAACTTACAGGTGAGTCTCGTTTATAACATTTTCCCTAAGAAAAAGAAAAAGTAG